Part of the Solwaraspora sp. WMMA2065 genome is shown below.
CGCGGTGGTCCGCGAGGCGACGGTACGCGACGTCGACGGCGACGTGCTGGTGCTGACCTTCCGGCACAGCGTGCACGCCACCATGCTGTCCGCCTCGCCGGACCTGCTGCTCGAAGCCGTCTACGAGACGCTCGGGGTCCGGTGGCAGATCCGCTGCGAGACCGCCGGTGCGGCGTCCGGTCCGGCCCGGGCCAGCGCCGCCCGGTCGGGCCCGGCGTCACCCGCCGCCGGTCCACCTGCCAACGGTCCGGCCACCGCTGGCCCGCCGGCCGCCACCCGGTCGGCGGCGGCCAGCGCCGCCCGCGCGGCGGCTTCGGGCGGCGGGGCTGCCGGCCGGCCGGGTGCGAGTCGCCCGGGTGGTCGCCAGCCGGCCGGCGGCGGTGACGACTCCGACTGGCCCGAACCGGCCCGACCGGGCGGCGGCGACGCCCCGCCGGTGAACGACGGCCCGTCCGGTAGTGGCCCACCGCCGGGTGGCACCCGGCAGGCCGCTGACGGTGCCCGGCCGGGCGGTGGGGGCGCGTCCACCGGCCCTGGGTCGGAACAACGGTCGGCACCGACGCAACAGAACGGCCCGGCGCGGCAGAACGGCCCGGCGTCGCGGTCGGTCGGTCGGCCGGCGAGCGCCGCGGCCGGTCGGGGAGCGTCGTCGGCGGGGGGCGGTGCCTGGGCCGACGGGTCGTCCGCCGAGGAGCCGCCGTACGACCCGGACTACGACGGTCCGGTCCGGCCCGGTGCCGCGTCCGGTCCGCCGCGCGGCCCCGTCTATGAGGGCTTCGACCCGGGCGACGAGCCGCTGGACGAAGTGGTGGACGAGCAGACCGCCCGGCAGAGCAGCGAGGAACAGGCGATGCAGTTGCTGCGCCAGGCGCTCGGTGCGGAGAAGATCGGCGAGATCGATTCGCGGTGACTTGAGGCCGATTCGTGGCGACCAGGTGTGCGGCTTCCGTGCCGGGCGCTGCGGATCCGGCGGGACGGACTAGGCTGGCCACGGTCCGGCCACACTGATCGAAGGAGCGGTGCCGTGCGCCCCGGTGGACAGCCCAACATGCAGCAGATGCTGAAGCAGGCGCAGAAGATGCAGCAGCAGATGGCGACCGCCCAGGCTGAGCTGGCTGAGGCGGAGGTCACCGGTGTGGCCGGCGGAGGGCTGGTCACGGCGACCCTTTCCGGCGTCGGCGAGATCCGGTCAATCAAGATCGACCCCAGTGCGGTGGACCCGGCGGACGTGGAGACGCTGGAGGATCTGGTGCTGGCCGCGGTCCGCAACGGCAACGACGAGGTCCGCAAGCTGACCGAGGAGAAGATGGGCCCGGTCACGGGCGGCCTCGGCGGTCTCGGACTACCCGGGTTCTGAGCCGCCGCAGATGTACGAAGGCGCTATCCAGGACCTGATCGACGAGCTGGGCCGGCTGCCCGGCGTGGGGCCGAAGAGCGCCCAGCGGATCGCGTTCCACATTCTCTCCGCCGACCCGGCGGACGTCACCCGGCTGGCCACCGCGCTGCGCCGGGTCAAGGATCTGGTCAAGTTCTGCACGGTGTGTTTCAACGTGGCCGAGACCGAGCACTGCCGGATCTGCCGCGACCAGCGGCGCAGTGACGACGTGCTGTGTGTGGTCGAGGAGCCGAAGGACGTCGTGGCGATCGAGCGCACCGGTGAGTTCCGGGGGCGCTACCACGTGCTCGGTGGGGCGATCAATCCGTTGGAGGGGGTCGGCCCGGACAACCTGCGGATCCGGGAGCTGATGCTGCGGTTGGGTTCGGGGACGGTCAAGGAGCTGATCCTGGCCACCGACCCGAACACCGAGGGTGAGGCGACCGCGACCTATCTGGCGCTGATGGTGAAGCCGATGGGGATCGCGGTGTCCCGGTTGGCCAGTGGTCTGCCGGTCGGCGGCGACCTGGAGTACGCCGACGAGATCACCCTGGGCCGGGCGTTCGAAGGCCGGCGTTCGGTCTGACACCGGGCCGGCGAAACACACGAAACATGTAACAACTTGGTATAGCTCAATCTCGGACATATCTGGCCTATCATCGGCGCTGTAGGGTTCGATCGTCGTTGACGGGACAGTTAAGACACGATCCGGTACCAACCGCGTTCCGGCTGGTTTCCGGTCGCGCCGAACGCCGGCTAAGGTCTCGCCATCGGTGACCCCCGTCACTACGTTGTCCGTACCCAAAGGACGAGGTGAAGCACCCATGCGTGCACCCAGGCCGAAGGCCGCCATCGCGGCCGTCGCGGTCGCGGCGCTGGCCCTAGCCGGCTGCGCCGAGAGCGAGCGTGACGACTCCGGCGACTCCAGCGATGCCACCCTGGTCTTCGGCGTAGCCGGCGACCCGAAGGTCCTCGACCCCAGCTTCGCCAGCGACGGCGAATCGCTGCGG
Proteins encoded:
- a CDS encoding YbaB/EbfC family nucleoid-associated protein, with the translated sequence MQQMLKQAQKMQQQMATAQAELAEAEVTGVAGGGLVTATLSGVGEIRSIKIDPSAVDPADVETLEDLVLAAVRNGNDEVRKLTEEKMGPVTGGLGGLGLPGF
- the recR gene encoding recombination mediator RecR, encoding MYEGAIQDLIDELGRLPGVGPKSAQRIAFHILSADPADVTRLATALRRVKDLVKFCTVCFNVAETEHCRICRDQRRSDDVLCVVEEPKDVVAIERTGEFRGRYHVLGGAINPLEGVGPDNLRIRELMLRLGSGTVKELILATDPNTEGEATATYLALMVKPMGIAVSRLASGLPVGGDLEYADEITLGRAFEGRRSV